TTTTCAACAACGAATTCCAACAGAGTTTTATTGCGAATTTCGTCGATAACGTAGAACTGTTTAGGTTTATCCCAGCCAAATCGTGAACCAATGCCACCAAACATCAAAAGAGCAAAAACTTTTTCTTTTTGGCTCATTCCTGTTGTCCACCCTTTTGCGCTCTTCTTTCTTCTACCATTTGTAGAAATTCGTCTTCAGTTATGGTTTTGACCCCATATTTCTGCGCTTTTTGTAGCTTACTTCCGGGGTTTTCACCAACGATTAGATAATCCGTTTTCTTGGAAATATTATCGGTGAAGTGACCACCTAAAGATTCGATGAATCTCTTTATTTCTTCCCTTGAGAAAGATTTAAGCGTTCCTGTTACGCAAAAAGTTAAACCAGTTAGCACATCTTCCTTGACTTCGATATCGCTCTTTGTGTTCACACCAGCCTTTTTAAGTTTTTCTATAATTTCCTTCGTCTTTGGAAGTTTGAAATAGTCGTATATACTCTTTGCTGTGTCCTCACCTATGCCCTCTATTAACAATAAATCAGCTATTGTAGAATTCGTGAGTTCATCCAGCGAGCGGAATTTCCTTGCCAATATCTTGGCTGTGCGCTCACCAACACCAGGAATTCCAAGTCCAACAATCAATCTGTCAAAACTCACGGATTTTGCTTTCTCAATTTGCGATAGTATGTTTGAAATCATCTTAGGTCCAAGACCACTAATTTGTGCGAGGTCAAAAACTGTCAAGTAGAATATATCAGCTATGTCTTTAACTAAACCTGCATCAACGATCTTTGAAATAATTTTCGGTCCGAGACCTTGTATATCGAGTGCCTGCCTCGAAACGAAAACCTCCAAATGTCTTTTCAACTTCGCCGGACAGTGTGGATTTAAACATTTGTACGCAACGTATTCCTTTGATTCCTTTCCTACGGGACCACCACATACAGGACAGTTGTCGGGAACGGTTATAGGTTGTTCCTGCCCAGTTCTTAAGTCTTTAACCACATGGACGACCTGAGGAATTATACCCCCGGCTTTTTCTATCAAAACATAATCACCTATTTTTATGTCTTTTTCCTTTATATAGTCAAAATTATGCAAAGAAGCTCTTTTAATGATAGTACCCTCGAGTTCAACGGGCTCGAATTCGGCAACAGGAGTTATCACACCTGTGCGGCCCACTTGATAGGACACAGCTATAATTTTTGTCCGTGCTTGTTGAGCGGGGAATTTAAATGCGATAGCCCAACGCGGTGATTTTGCAGTCCAGCCAAGTTCATTTTGTTTTTCAAAATCATTTACCTTTACAACTACACCATCGATCCAGTATTCAAGATTGCTTCTTTCCTTGGACCACTTGCGCCAGTACTCAATGACCTCTTCTATCGACTCACACAGTTTGTTGTGTGGGTTTACTTTGAAGTGTAATTTTTTGAGAAATTCCAAGGCCTCCCACTGACTCTTCAACCCATACTGCTGTGGTTTAACTACGTAGTACATGAACGAGTCCAAATTTCTCTTTGCAACTTCTGCCGGATCTAATAGATGGAGCGTACCTGCAGTTGCATTCCTTGGATTTGCGAAGGGCGCAAGGCCTTCTTCTTCCCTTTGCTGGTTGTACTCTTCAAAGTAACTCACGGGCATGAATATTTCGCCACGAACTTCTATCGTAATCGGCTCCGGCAGTCTAAGAGGGATAGATTTCACGGTCTTCACGTTAGCTGTAACATCGTCACCTTTTAATCCGTCACCTCTTGTAATTGCTTTTAACAACAATCCGTTCTCGTACCTGAGAGCAATGGAAACTCCATCTATTTTCAGTTCGGCAACGTACTCAACATCTCCAACCGTTTTTCTGACGCGCTCATGGAAGTTCAGTATTTCAGCCTCGTTATAGGTGTTATCCAAGCTCAGCATTGGTTCGCTGTGCTCAACTGTTTCAAAACCTTCAATAGGCTGACCACCAACCCTCTGGGTTGGTGAATCTGGCGTTCTGAGTTCCGGATATTTTTCCTCAAGCTCGATAAGCCTTTGCATTAATTTATCATATTCTTCATCGGTTATAACTGGGCTTGCCAAAACGTAGTAACGATAGTTATGATACTCAATCTCTCTTCTTAGCTTTTCTACCTCTTCCCTTATTTTTTCTGGAACCATCGCCATCCCCTCTTTTATCCTTCTTATCCTTTTTCTTACTTGGTTTCTCCTTGATTTTCACGCCTTCTATAAGCTTATCTATTTCTGATTCACTTTCTGCCTGGATTGATTTACCCGATTTTTGTTTCTCAAGCTTTTTAAGGTCTTCAGCTGAAGCTATTTCAAAATCGATCTCCATTCTCACCTTATCTGCTCTTACAACTTTCGCTTTCAGCACGTCACCGATCCTATAAACCGTTCCAGTTCGTTTACCGACGAGAATGCTTTTGACCTCATCGTAGTAATAGTAATCATCAAGAGTTGAAACGTGGATTAAACCGGAGATATATTTATCAGGTATTTCAACAAACATACCGAACTTTGTGACCGATGTTACAACAACATCGTACACTTCACCAATGTGCCTTGAGATGTAATCGATCTTCTTCAATGCCTCGTAATCCCACTCTGCCTCATCGGCAACCCTTTCTCTCTTGCTGCAGTGAACAGCAGCCTTGGCGAGGTACTTTTCGAGCTTTTTAAGCTCCTTTTTAGATATTGCGCCACCAGTTTCCAAGTACAGCTTCAGCAATCTGTGGACAATCAAGTCTGGATACCTTCTAATTGGTGAAGTGAAGTGAGTATAAGCTTCTGATGCAAGGCCAAAATGTCCCACATTGCTCGGTGAATATATCGCGCGTTTCATTGAACGAACCAAGAGCCTTTGGATACTGCTTCTGAGAGGGTGGTCCTTTGTCTTTTCAAGAAGTTCTTGGAGAACTCTTGGGTGTATTTGTTGCGGGAGTTTCATTTTTATCCCCAGCGCACTTAGGTAGTTCTTTAACTGGAGCATCGTATCAAAATCTGGTTCTTCGTGTATTCTGTATATAAAAGGAATGCCCGCGTTGTGGAATATTTCGGCAACGGTTTCATTTGCCTTTATCATGAACTCTTCGATAATTACCTCGGACTCACCGCGTCTTCTCGGTACTATATCAACTGCGTGACCCTTCTCATCAAGGATGATTTTTACCTCATCGCCTTCGATGTCGAGTATAGCACCCCTTCTTCTTCTGTTCTCCCTCAGAATGTCTTTCAATTCTTTCATCAAATATATGTGTTCGGCCAAGTCTTTGAGTTTATCACCTTCTGTTCTGCCCTCAAGGAAGGCATTGACATCATCGTACACGAGCCTTCTGTAACTTCGGATCACCCCGTTTCCAACCTTGTAGTCTACAACGTCACCTTGTTTGTTGATTTCCATAATCAACGACATCACAAGCCTATCTTCACCTTGCACAAGGCTACACAAACCGTTCGAAAGTTTGAATGGTAGCATAGGGATAACCCTATCTGCTAAGTAAACACTCGTTGCTCTGTTGTACGCCTCGTTATCCAGTGCAGTCCCCGGTTTTACGTAATGTGATACATCTGCAATGTGTACACCAAGAAGGTAATTACCGTTTGGGAGCTTCTTTACCTGTACCGCATCGTCAAAATCCTTTGCATCAGGTCCGTCTATTGTTACTATCACTTCATTCCTAAAATCCCATCTACCTTCCAGGTCTTCTTCTTGAACGCTATCTGGTAAAGCAGCAGCTTCTTTAAGCACTTCTTCCGGAAATTCGACGGGGAGATTGTGCTTAATAACAACTGTTGGGAAATCAGTAGCCGGGTCTTCGACTTTTCCAAGCACTTCAACCACGCGCGCTTGAGGAGATTTCGTTGGAGATGGATATCTGATGATTTCAGCGACAACCTTCATTCCAGGTTTCGCACCATTTATCTCCTCGACTGGGATAGAGAACTCGAACGGCAGTTTCGGATCATCGGGGATGACGAAAGCAAATTGTCCTCTTGTTTGGAAAACGCCGACGAATTGCTTAATCCCTCTCTCGAGTACTTTGACAACTCTCCCTTCCGGTAATTCGTACCATTTTCCTATAATCTGGACTAAAACCTTATCTTTGTGCATTGCATAATTTGTTTTCTCAACAGGAACAGCGATTTCTGAC
The DNA window shown above is from Fervidobacterium changbaicum and carries:
- the ligA gene encoding NAD-dependent DNA ligase LigA, producing the protein MVPEKIREEVEKLRREIEYHNYRYYVLASPVITDEEYDKLMQRLIELEEKYPELRTPDSPTQRVGGQPIEGFETVEHSEPMLSLDNTYNEAEILNFHERVRKTVGDVEYVAELKIDGVSIALRYENGLLLKAITRGDGLKGDDVTANVKTVKSIPLRLPEPITIEVRGEIFMPVSYFEEYNQQREEEGLAPFANPRNATAGTLHLLDPAEVAKRNLDSFMYYVVKPQQYGLKSQWEALEFLKKLHFKVNPHNKLCESIEEVIEYWRKWSKERSNLEYWIDGVVVKVNDFEKQNELGWTAKSPRWAIAFKFPAQQARTKIIAVSYQVGRTGVITPVAEFEPVELEGTIIKRASLHNFDYIKEKDIKIGDYVLIEKAGGIIPQVVHVVKDLRTGQEQPITVPDNCPVCGGPVGKESKEYVAYKCLNPHCPAKLKRHLEVFVSRQALDIQGLGPKIISKIVDAGLVKDIADIFYLTVFDLAQISGLGPKMISNILSQIEKAKSVSFDRLIVGLGIPGVGERTAKILARKFRSLDELTNSTIADLLLIEGIGEDTAKSIYDYFKLPKTKEIIEKLKKAGVNTKSDIEVKEDVLTGLTFCVTGTLKSFSREEIKRFIESLGGHFTDNISKKTDYLIVGENPGSKLQKAQKYGVKTITEDEFLQMVEERRAQKGGQQE
- the rnr gene encoding ribonuclease R, with amino-acid sequence MLKKSELKNFFKSPEYSPMTFKELCRHFEITEQSDKQKLKAMLEDLVNQGYIFRGDDGRYTLTKGNLLTGIIEFTRSGNLAFVTTDDGSEIAVPVEKTNYAMHKDKVLVQIIGKWYELPEGRVVKVLERGIKQFVGVFQTRGQFAFVIPDDPKLPFEFSIPVEEINGAKPGMKVVAEIIRYPSPTKSPQARVVEVLGKVEDPATDFPTVVIKHNLPVEFPEEVLKEAAALPDSVQEEDLEGRWDFRNEVIVTIDGPDAKDFDDAVQVKKLPNGNYLLGVHIADVSHYVKPGTALDNEAYNRATSVYLADRVIPMLPFKLSNGLCSLVQGEDRLVMSLIMEINKQGDVVDYKVGNGVIRSYRRLVYDDVNAFLEGRTEGDKLKDLAEHIYLMKELKDILRENRRRRGAILDIEGDEVKIILDEKGHAVDIVPRRRGESEVIIEEFMIKANETVAEIFHNAGIPFIYRIHEEPDFDTMLQLKNYLSALGIKMKLPQQIHPRVLQELLEKTKDHPLRSSIQRLLVRSMKRAIYSPSNVGHFGLASEAYTHFTSPIRRYPDLIVHRLLKLYLETGGAISKKELKKLEKYLAKAAVHCSKRERVADEAEWDYEALKKIDYISRHIGEVYDVVVTSVTKFGMFVEIPDKYISGLIHVSTLDDYYYYDEVKSILVGKRTGTVYRIGDVLKAKVVRADKVRMEIDFEIASAEDLKKLEKQKSGKSIQAESESEIDKLIEGVKIKEKPSKKKDKKDKRGDGDGSRKNKGRGRKAKKRD